TCGGCCTCTTTGAGGGTGTCGTTGATCAAGACTGCTCCTTCGTCGTCGGGCGGCCACCGGCGAGCGGCACCCGTAGGGGGATCATGGTCGGCCCGAGGGGGCCGTGGTCACACATCCCGCGAGATCGTCGTACCGATCTTCTCACCTGCGACGACCCGGGCGATGTTGCCGTGCTCGGAGAGGTTGAAGACCACCATGGTCACGTCGTTGTCGCGGCAGAGGCTGATCGAGGTCGCGTCGGCGACCTTGAGGCCCCGCGTGAGGAACTCGTCGTAGGTCAGGTGGTCGAACTTGACCGCGCCGGGCTCGCGGTTCGGATCGGCGTCGTAGACGCCGTCCACGCCCTGCTTGCCCATGAGGATGACCTCGGCGCCGACCTCGAGCGCGCGCTGCGCGGCGACGGTGTCGGTGGAGAAGTAGGGCATGCCGGCGCCGGCACCGAAGATGACCACGCGGCCCTTCTCGAGGTGGCGGATGGCGCGGCGCGGGATGTAGGGCTCGGCGACCTGGCCCATCGAGATGGCGGTCTGCACGCGGGTGGGGACGCCCTGCTTCTCGAGGAAGTCCTGGAGGGCGAGGCAGTTCATCACCGTGCCGAGCATGCCCATGTAGTCGGCGCGGGC
This DNA window, taken from Nocardioides sp. HDW12B, encodes the following:
- the pyrH gene encoding UMP kinase, whose amino-acid sequence is MSGYQRVLLKLSGEVFGGGRIGVDPDVVNKIAAEIAEVVRSGVQVAIVVGGGNFFRGAELQQRGMERARADYMGMLGTVMNCLALQDFLEKQGVPTRVQTAISMGQVAEPYIPRRAIRHLEKGRVVIFGAGAGMPYFSTDTVAAQRALEVGAEVILMGKQGVDGVYDADPNREPGAVKFDHLTYDEFLTRGLKVADATSISLCRDNDVTMVVFNLSEHGNIARVVAGEKIGTTISRDV